The Thalassotalea sp. HSM 43 genome window below encodes:
- the rnhB gene encoding ribonuclease HII: MSEEFIRPDVAVIAGVDEVGRGPLVGAVVTAAVILDPNNPIEGLTDSKKLSEKKRNALAIEIREKALAYCIGRAEPDEIDQINILQATMVAMQRAVAGLPITPQHVLVDGNRCPDFGVPATSVIKGDLKVAEISAASILAKVTRDQEMLDLHQQYPEYGFASHKGYPTKAHFEKLAELGVLDCYRKSFKPVANILANSSVVGR; the protein is encoded by the coding sequence ATGAGCGAAGAGTTTATTCGCCCCGATGTTGCTGTAATTGCTGGCGTCGATGAAGTGGGCCGTGGCCCGTTAGTAGGTGCTGTGGTTACCGCCGCGGTCATTCTTGATCCCAATAACCCTATCGAAGGCTTAACCGACTCGAAAAAATTGTCGGAAAAAAAGCGTAATGCCCTAGCCATAGAGATTCGCGAAAAGGCACTGGCTTACTGCATTGGCCGCGCGGAACCCGACGAAATAGATCAAATTAATATATTGCAAGCGACCATGGTTGCCATGCAACGTGCCGTTGCTGGTTTACCGATAACGCCACAGCATGTGTTGGTTGATGGTAATCGCTGTCCTGACTTTGGTGTACCGGCGACATCGGTAATTAAAGGCGATTTGAAGGTTGCGGAAATATCTGCAGCGTCAATTTTAGCGAAAGTGACGCGCGATCAGGAAATGTTAGACTTACACCAGCAGTATCCGGAGTATGGTTTTGCCAGTCACAAAGGCTATCCAACCAAAGCCCACTTTGAGAAGTTGGCAGAATTAGGCGTGCTTGATTGTTATCGCAAGAGTTTTAAACCTGTCGCCAATATACTGGCTAACAGTTCGGTCGTGGGGCGCTAA